In one Musa acuminata AAA Group cultivar baxijiao chromosome BXJ2-5, Cavendish_Baxijiao_AAA, whole genome shotgun sequence genomic region, the following are encoded:
- the LOC135612661 gene encoding AAA-ATPase At4g25835-like, whose protein sequence is MKEVWTSLASIMGVFAFFQSILHAVFPPELWFAAAKLFHRLFRCFSTYCYFDITETDGVNTNELYHAVQLYLSRSASMASSRLSLSRSLNSSAFTFGLANNDRLVDSFRGASATWEHAVTQRQSQTFSWRQLPEEKRSFTLRIKKKDKPLLLPAYLDHIMETATELRRRNQDRLLYTNSRGGSMESRGFPWESVPFKHPSTFDTLAMDPARKELIMADLNDFAQGKAFYEKTGRAWKRGYLLYGPPGTGKSSMIAAMANYLGYDVYDLELTEVHTNSELRKLLMKTTSKSIIVIEDIDCSVNLTNRSSKKPVPSCEPPSDLRPTGGTEDGGGAARTITLSGLLNFTDGLWSCCGSERIFVFTTNHIEKLDPALVRSGRMDMHVFMSYCSFQALKILMKNYLGWEDGEQNDELMWELAEVVDEAEITPADVSEILIKNRRRVRREAAAELLEALKARVERRKERKRSLSEQVVEEEEEQEKRALESPKESPGQLMHSCNAKEDKGAEED, encoded by the coding sequence ATGAAGGAGGTGTGGACCTCCCTGGCCTCGATCATGGGCGTGTTCGCCTTTTTCCAGAGCATTCTCCACGCGGTGTTCCCGCCGGAACTGTGGTTCGCGGCGGCGAAGCTGTTCCACCGCCTGTTCCGCTGCTTCTCCACGTACTGCTACTTCGACATCACGGAGACGGACGGCGTGAACACCAATGAGCTGTACCACGCGGTGCAGCTGTACCTCAGCCGGTCGGCCTCCATGGCGTCCTCCCGGCTGAGCCTCTCCCGCAGCCTCAACTCCTCCGCCTTCACCTTCGGCCTCGCCAACAACGACCGCCTCGTGGACAGCTTCCGCGGCGCCAGCGCCACCTGGGAGCACGCCGTCACGCAGCGCCAGTCGCAGACCTTCTCCTGGAGGCAGCTTCCTGAGGAGAAGCGCAGCTTCACCCTCCGGATCAAGAAGAAGGACAAGCCCCTCCTCCTCCCGGCGTACCTCGACCACATCATGGAGACCGCCACCGAACTCCGCCGCCGGAACCAGGACCGGCTGCTGTACACCAATTCCCGCGGCGGCTCCATGGAGTCCCGCGGCTTCCCGTGGGAGTCAGTCCCATTCAAGCATCCAAGCACCTTCGACACCCTCGCCATGGATCCCGCGAGGAAGGAGCTCATCATGGCCGACCTCAACGACTTCGCTCAAGGGAAGGCCTTCTACGAGAAGACCGGCCGGGCATGGAAGCGCGGATACCTGCTCTACGGCCCGCCCGGCACTGGCAAGTCCAGCATGATCGCTGCCATGGCCAATTACCTCGGCTATGACGTCTACGACCTCGAGCTCACTGAGGTGCACACCAACTCCGAGCTCCGAAAGCTCCTGATGAAGACCACCTCCAAGTCAATCATCGTCATCGAAGACATCGACTGCTCCGTCAATCTCACCAACAGGAGCTCCAAGAAGCCGGTCCCGTCGTGTGAGCCGCCATCGGACTTGAGACCCACCGGCGGGACGGAGGACGGCGGCGGCGCCGCCAGGACAATAACCCTGTCGGGGCTGCTCAACTTCACCGACGGGCTGTGGTCGTGCTGCGGCAGCGAGCGGATCTTCGTGTTCACCACCAACCACATCGAGAAGCTCGACCCGGCGCTGGTGCGGTCGGGGAGGATGGACATGCACGTGTTCATGAGCTACTGCTCGTTCCAGGCGCTGAAGATCCTCATGAAGAACTACCTAGGATGGGAAGACGGCGAGCAGAACGACGAACTGATGTGGGAGTTGGCGGAGGTGGTGGACGAGGCCGAGATAACTCCGGCGGATGTCAGTGAGATCCTGATAAAGAACCGGAGGCGGGTGAGGCGCGAGGCGGCGGCGGAGCTGCTGGAGGCTCTGAAGGCCCGCGTCGAgcggaggaaggagaggaagaggagtttGAGCGagcaggtggtggaggaggaggaagagcaggAGAAGAGGGCATTGGAGAGCCCCAAGGAGAGTCCTGGACAATTGATGCACAGTTGCAATGCAAAAGAAGACAAGGGGGCAGAAGAAGATTGA